From the genome of Prevotella herbatica, one region includes:
- a CDS encoding cytidylate kinase-like family protein: MIISIARQCGCGALSIGKILASHYNIPFYTRQNLQEMAQKKGVLDEMNNFFEERPVDELMFAISEAIEYPAKISEKTFSILVNMIGGKDCIIIGRCGNYIFKDREDLISVFLKGNVDDRIDSIAKERQLTKSDATEFVDEMDNSRIRYHKFYTGLTWGNAEDYDICFDCMRMGPVNSAKYIEQYIDCVLK, from the coding sequence ATGATAATTTCAATTGCACGGCAATGTGGATGTGGAGCACTGAGTATAGGGAAAATACTTGCCTCTCACTATAATATTCCATTTTATACACGCCAGAATCTTCAGGAAATGGCTCAGAAAAAAGGTGTTCTTGATGAAATGAATAATTTCTTCGAAGAAAGACCTGTTGATGAACTTATGTTTGCCATTTCTGAAGCCATAGAATATCCCGCTAAGATATCTGAGAAGACATTCAGCATATTAGTTAATATGATAGGCGGCAAAGATTGTATTATCATTGGACGATGCGGAAATTATATTTTCAAAGACAGAGAAGATCTTATTTCCGTATTTCTCAAAGGTAATGTTGACGATCGTATTGATTCAATAGCTAAAGAACGACAACTGACCAAATCTGATGCCACAGAATTCGTAGACGAAATGGACAACAGTAGAATAAGATATCATAAATTCTATACAGGTTTAACATGGGGAAATGCAGAAGATTATGACATTTGCTTCGACTGTATGCGAATGGGGCCAGTAAATTCAGCAAAGTATATTGAACAGTATATAGACTGTGTATTAAAATAG
- a CDS encoding hybrid sensor histidine kinase/response regulator transcription factor — protein sequence MKHNFSTPKKNISFSLPLKVNTEKLTTNDGLPDNNVCDIYQDKRGFIWFCTLNGLSKYDGNRFVNFKKQDDEEISLIDNRVKSVKEDRNDHLWILTSAELYSCLDLKNDRFVDYSGNGDLYSHYRKILFANNNDVWLWGSSDGCRKCTYNGESFVSYKFDKKRIGSNIVNCLFELPKNKVLIATDKALYLYDHGKLLRIKNNCNFVKIIKKNGNIYLLSDYGNCYELLPNFRLKQKIKSSSASQLSSNSGNFFIGNEWIVFTKNGGYSFDLASFIKKRLSGDLDIPNGMVIKTKKNLYIYNKTGCLRFVHNGKVKALQLIPKKKACYIDYERFHVVEDTNGLVWISTYGNGLFVYDWRKNETQHFIAKVNTDSPIASNCLLNVMEDRSGGIWVSSEFSGISHLWKVSEKGKQFFPFSSDDAESSNSIKMIKTRNDGSVEVSTRNGWLLRYNSNMTKVEEKRHFEKNIYSLLENGKETFIGTKGGGLLVNSKQYIKYGNNGDYSDDDVYCMLKDRNDNLWFGSFGGGLDLGIKSSDGYTFRSFFSNITGLKEVRCMLEDSKGRILLGTSGGLIVFNPKNLISNDKKYICYNSKNSNLPSDEIKSIMQDSKGRIWFAVTGSGIAWCDDLGIKKQKFNILNVYDGLVNDKVQSIVEDRQGNLWIATEYGISRLHRDNMKFENFFFSSFVLGNVNSEKSSVCLNNGNILFGTNYGIVMINPKTVRCENKKYTVTCTGLRINGIDTSPKDINSPLSKTLAYIKKIELKYNQNNFAIDFSTLDFPEKNAVKYSYKLCGYDKEWSKPSSLAFASYKNLPSGTYSLYVKACDFSGVWGEVSTIVIKVKSPWYFMWWAIILYIIIITCIAYFLARMIVKMNKLRNVVKVEKEVAKYKMAFFTNISHEFRTPLTLIRASLDRLKMIVKNDASKDIGDSLKIMEKSTVRMMRLIEQLLEYRKMQSNKLTLSLERVDVSKMIKDICSMFADKAKSNDIHFSFIDDESSVPFYVDKRHLDKIVYNLLSNAFKYTPEGGKITVRIVFDANNKKFYLIVADNGTGVPKDKQNRIFDSYMCGSKNNDSFGIGLCLTKSLVSISKGDISYKDNVGGGSVFTVELPTDSSIFNKNDFQKSGNEFKVATEVNNVNDECMIDADNEFLEKIKPYNTKKILIVEDNDDVRNFIIDILGRYFEVISEKNGSDGFTTAKSTDVDLIVSDVMMPGKNGFELTKRLKNDFETSHIPIILLTALDDEDSQLEGSQSGADAYVTKPFSMRLLLGRIFQLLNQREKLKLKFTNDVSVVDTSLCSSEQDQKFIRRMETIVDKQMGDFQFSVDKLSDMLNVRRTTFYKKVRGITGYTPNEYIRVVRLKKAAEMLSEGTYNVSEISYKVGFDNPFYFSKCFKAQFGVSPSQYRK from the coding sequence TTGAAACATAATTTTTCAACTCCAAAAAAGAATATTTCGTTTTCTTTACCATTAAAAGTGAATACAGAGAAGCTAACAACTAATGACGGGCTTCCTGATAATAACGTGTGTGACATATATCAGGATAAGCGCGGCTTTATATGGTTTTGTACATTAAATGGTCTTTCTAAATATGATGGCAATAGATTTGTTAATTTCAAGAAGCAGGATGATGAAGAGATATCGTTAATAGATAATAGAGTAAAGTCTGTTAAGGAAGATAGAAATGACCATCTGTGGATTTTAACATCAGCAGAATTGTATAGTTGTCTGGATTTAAAAAATGATCGTTTTGTTGATTATAGTGGGAATGGTGACTTATATTCCCACTATAGAAAAATATTGTTTGCAAATAATAATGATGTCTGGCTATGGGGGAGCTCTGATGGTTGCAGAAAATGTACATATAATGGTGAATCTTTTGTTTCATACAAGTTTGACAAAAAAAGAATCGGTTCAAATATTGTAAATTGTCTGTTTGAGTTACCTAAAAATAAGGTACTCATAGCAACTGATAAAGCACTATATTTATATGATCATGGTAAATTGTTGCGAATAAAGAATAATTGTAATTTTGTAAAAATTATAAAGAAAAATGGTAATATATATTTGCTTTCTGATTATGGAAACTGCTATGAACTACTTCCTAATTTTAGATTGAAACAAAAAATAAAAAGTTCTAGTGCAAGTCAATTATCTAGTAATAGTGGAAATTTTTTTATTGGAAATGAATGGATTGTCTTTACAAAAAATGGTGGCTATTCTTTTGATTTGGCATCATTTATAAAAAAGCGTCTATCTGGTGATCTTGATATACCTAACGGCATGGTGATTAAGACGAAGAAAAATCTTTATATCTACAATAAGACTGGATGCCTCCGTTTTGTACATAATGGTAAAGTTAAGGCTTTGCAGCTTATTCCAAAGAAAAAAGCCTGTTATATTGATTACGAGAGATTTCATGTTGTTGAAGATACTAATGGACTTGTGTGGATATCTACTTATGGAAATGGTCTGTTTGTTTATGATTGGAGAAAAAACGAAACTCAGCATTTTATAGCTAAAGTAAATACAGATTCACCTATTGCATCAAATTGTCTATTAAATGTAATGGAAGATAGATCTGGTGGAATATGGGTTAGCAGTGAGTTTTCGGGAATATCACATTTATGGAAAGTATCTGAGAAAGGTAAACAATTTTTTCCTTTTTCTTCAGATGATGCTGAAAGTTCCAACTCCATAAAGATGATCAAGACAAGAAATGATGGAAGTGTGGAAGTTTCAACTCGTAATGGATGGCTGCTAAGATATAATAGCAATATGACAAAAGTTGAAGAAAAACGTCATTTTGAAAAGAATATATATTCGTTATTGGAAAATGGTAAAGAAACATTTATCGGAACAAAGGGGGGAGGACTTCTTGTTAATTCAAAACAATATATCAAGTATGGAAATAATGGCGATTATTCTGATGATGATGTTTATTGCATGTTGAAAGATCGCAATGATAATTTGTGGTTTGGGTCTTTTGGCGGTGGACTTGATTTAGGAATTAAATCATCTGATGGTTACACATTTCGTAGTTTTTTCTCAAATATAACAGGCTTAAAGGAAGTGCGCTGCATGCTTGAGGATAGTAAAGGCCGAATCTTATTAGGAACTAGTGGTGGACTGATTGTGTTTAATCCGAAAAATTTAATATCCAATGATAAAAAATATATATGCTATAATTCAAAAAATAGTAACCTTCCTTCTGATGAAATAAAAAGTATAATGCAAGATAGCAAAGGTCGTATATGGTTTGCTGTCACAGGTTCTGGCATTGCATGGTGTGATGATTTGGGCATAAAAAAACAAAAATTCAATATATTAAATGTATACGATGGGCTGGTAAATGATAAAGTACAGTCAATTGTAGAGGATAGACAAGGTAACTTATGGATAGCTACAGAATATGGTATATCTCGTTTACATAGAGATAATATGAAATTTGAAAATTTCTTTTTTTCAAGCTTTGTTTTAGGAAATGTAAATAGTGAAAAATCTTCTGTTTGTCTGAATAATGGTAATATTCTATTTGGAACCAATTATGGTATAGTAATGATAAATCCTAAGACAGTAAGATGTGAGAATAAAAAGTATACTGTTACTTGTACAGGACTTCGTATTAACGGAATTGATACAAGCCCTAAGGATATAAATTCCCCACTATCTAAAACGCTTGCGTATATTAAAAAAATTGAATTAAAATATAATCAGAATAATTTTGCAATTGATTTTTCAACTTTAGATTTTCCAGAAAAAAATGCTGTAAAATATTCTTATAAGTTATGTGGGTATGATAAAGAATGGAGTAAACCTTCATCTCTAGCATTTGCCTCATACAAGAATCTGCCTTCTGGAACATATTCTCTTTATGTGAAGGCTTGTGATTTTTCTGGCGTTTGGGGAGAGGTATCTACAATAGTAATAAAAGTAAAAAGTCCATGGTATTTTATGTGGTGGGCGATTATTTTATATATCATTATAATAACATGTATCGCTTATTTCTTGGCTAGGATGATCGTAAAGATGAATAAGCTTAGAAATGTTGTAAAAGTAGAAAAAGAGGTCGCAAAATATAAGATGGCTTTTTTTACTAATATCTCTCATGAGTTCAGAACTCCACTTACTTTAATACGAGCTTCATTGGATAGATTAAAAATGATAGTTAAAAATGATGCTTCAAAGGATATCGGAGACTCTCTGAAGATTATGGAGAAAAGTACTGTTAGAATGATGAGACTTATTGAACAGTTGCTTGAATATAGAAAAATGCAAAGTAATAAACTTACACTTTCACTTGAACGTGTTGATGTTTCAAAAATGATAAAGGACATTTGTTCTATGTTTGCTGATAAAGCAAAATCAAATGATATACATTTTTCTTTTATTGATGACGAATCAAGTGTGCCATTTTATGTGGATAAAAGACATCTTGACAAAATAGTCTACAATCTATTGTCTAATGCCTTCAAGTATACACCTGAAGGGGGGAAAATAACAGTTAGGATAGTTTTTGATGCTAACAATAAAAAGTTTTATTTAATTGTCGCTGACAACGGAACTGGTGTTCCAAAAGATAAACAGAATCGTATTTTTGATAGTTACATGTGTGGCAGCAAGAATAACGATAGTTTTGGAATAGGGCTTTGTCTGACAAAGAGTCTTGTAAGTATTAGTAAGGGAGATATTTCATATAAAGATAATGTTGGTGGAGGATCTGTATTTACAGTTGAGTTGCCTACAGATAGCAGTATCTTTAATAAAAATGATTTTCAAAAATCAGGCAACGAATTTAAAGTTGCAACAGAGGTAAATAACGTCAATGACGAATGTATGATAGATGCTGATAATGAATTTTTAGAAAAAATAAAACCATATAACACAAAAAAAATACTTATTGTTGAAGATAATGATGATGTGAGAAACTTTATTATTGATATTCTTGGAAGATATTTTGAAGTAATATCTGAAAAAAATGGATCAGATGGATTTACAACAGCTAAGTCAACTGATGTTGATTTAATAGTTAGTGATGTAATGATGCCTGGTAAAAATGGATTTGAACTGACCAAGAGATTAAAAAATGATTTTGAAACAAGCCATATTCCTATAATATTACTTACTGCATTGGATGATGAAGATAGCCAGTTAGAGGGAAGTCAGTCAGGCGCTGATGCTTATGTTACAAAACCATTTAGTATGCGATTACTTCTTGGTAGAATATTTCAACTTCTTAATCAAAGAGAAAAATTGAAATTGAAATTCACAAACGATGTTTCTGTAGTAGATACTTCCTTGTGCTCAAGCGAACAGGATCAGAAGTTTATTAGAAGAATGGAAACAATTGTTGATAAGCAAATGGGAGATTTTCAGTTTTCTGTTGATAAATTATCTGACATGTTGAATGTAAGAAGAACAACATTCTATAAAAAAGTACGCGGAATTACAGGATATACTCCCAATGAATATATTCGTGTAGTCAGACTTAAAAAAGCAGCAGAGATGTTGAGCGAAGGAACTTATAACGTTTCTGAAATTTCATATAAAGTGGGATTTGATAATCCGTTTTATTTTAGTAAATGTTTTAAAGCACAGTTTGGAGTGTCACCTTCGCAATACAGAAAATAG
- a CDS encoding pectate lyase family protein, whose product MIKRFKKIIALLSISYCVICAQASCVDKNYENDLNPKLPTTNAENSNFGDQGSEAGNATGFPLFDDGILSFPGAEGYGKNVTGARSGEGTEIYHVTNLNDTGTGSFRDAVSKPWRIIVFDVSGIIKCGNSPIILQSNQTILGQTAPGKGVVLYGGRVSASGAKNLIVRYLRMRMGAGYSGDKDACGVANGTDMIFDHCSITWGKDENFSINADNKGSRPKNITIQNSIIGQGLQNHSCGGLIQTDIDEGITIFRNLYIDNKTRNPKVKGLNQFVNNVVYNWGSGAAYNMGGESSGRSETAIENNYFIKGPCNNWQNVAQPDGSIMTENVAMSPAKPFLGGNGDFRSYCVGNFYDSDKDGALNGVEITQENWNQYCSGTPTFLSTRSELHPIIKNQKSASEAYDWIVKKVGASLPVRDEVDNFLIDELTSLGSKGTIIQDERMTTQFVLGGPGKINSAEKQLDTDNDGMPDAFEDAWGLDKNNPNDALLKARNGYLNIENYALSLEFPEEYQYELNKLKQ is encoded by the coding sequence ATGATAAAACGTTTCAAAAAAATTATCGCATTACTATCGATTTCATATTGTGTAATATGCGCACAAGCTTCTTGTGTGGATAAGAATTATGAAAACGACTTAAATCCAAAACTTCCAACGACTAATGCTGAAAATAGTAATTTTGGTGACCAAGGTTCAGAAGCCGGTAATGCGACTGGTTTCCCTTTATTTGATGATGGTATATTGTCTTTTCCTGGAGCTGAAGGCTATGGTAAAAATGTCACAGGTGCAAGAAGTGGAGAAGGTACGGAAATATATCATGTTACTAATTTGAATGACACTGGTACTGGTTCTTTTAGAGATGCTGTTAGTAAACCATGGCGTATAATAGTATTTGATGTGTCGGGAATTATCAAGTGCGGCAATTCACCTATTATATTACAAAGCAATCAGACAATTCTCGGACAGACAGCGCCTGGTAAAGGTGTAGTTCTTTATGGTGGTAGAGTATCTGCGTCTGGCGCAAAAAATCTTATTGTACGTTATTTGCGAATGCGTATGGGTGCTGGTTATTCTGGAGATAAAGATGCTTGTGGTGTGGCAAATGGAACAGATATGATTTTTGACCATTGTTCTATCACTTGGGGTAAAGATGAAAACTTCTCTATTAATGCCGATAATAAGGGTTCTCGACCAAAAAATATCACTATACAAAATTCAATAATAGGACAGGGATTGCAAAATCATTCTTGCGGAGGTCTTATTCAAACTGATATAGATGAGGGTATAACGATCTTTCGAAATCTTTATATAGATAATAAAACACGAAATCCAAAAGTTAAGGGATTGAACCAATTTGTTAATAATGTGGTATATAATTGGGGAAGTGGAGCTGCTTACAATATGGGTGGAGAATCAAGTGGAAGATCAGAAACGGCTATAGAAAATAATTACTTTATAAAAGGTCCATGTAACAACTGGCAAAATGTGGCACAACCTGATGGCAGCATTATGACAGAGAATGTGGCTATGAGCCCGGCAAAACCTTTCCTGGGCGGTAATGGAGACTTCCGTAGCTATTGTGTGGGAAATTTTTATGACTCAGATAAAGATGGCGCTTTGAATGGTGTTGAAATTACTCAAGAAAATTGGAATCAATATTGTAGTGGCACACCTACATTTCTGTCGACACGTTCTGAATTGCATCCGATTATAAAAAATCAAAAGAGTGCTTCTGAAGCTTATGATTGGATTGTGAAAAAAGTTGGTGCATCTCTTCCTGTACGTGATGAGGTGGATAATTTTCTTATAGATGAACTTACATCATTGGGTTCAAAAGGTACAATAATTCAAGATGAACGTATGACAACTCAGTTTGTTTTAGGTGGTCCAGGTAAAATCAATAGTGCAGAAAAACAATTGGATACTGATAATGATGGTATGCCTGATGCTTTTGAAGATGCGTGGGGATTAGATAAGAATAATCCTAATGATGCTTTGCTTAAAGCTAGAAATGGTTATTTGAATATTGAAAATTATGCTCTTTCCTTAGAGTTCCCTGAAGAATATCAATATGAATTAAACAAGTTAAAACAATAA
- a CDS encoding fasciclin domain-containing protein: MKNIMIKSVLLFVLSISLFVCSCSDKMGDYYDAPSWFQGSAWKILEAKGDYSIFLKGAELAGYKPIMNGNSILTIMAPDDKAFSEYLSKHGYSDISEVNTSELQKLIGFHLLYYSYNKDKLVNFRPEGDLATDEEKEKNAGMYYKFRTRSSNTPTVEIEASTGRRRTVYHLDRFIPVFSSRFFQTKTLDAASNYNYFYPNTIWKGDEGFNVSNAAVNEYGILADNGYIYTVDQVLEPLETIYTKMKTNGNYSIFSNLYDQNTSYVYDATLSKDYGTSLGADSLFIHTHGSDLPAIAVEWYSTKYADVADNASKAYSVFAPSDDAMNKFFDDYWEQGGYESLSDVDALAMKYLLKQFVYPDGIVFPEEIKSGKVKNVYDMNFNFDPDKVTDKSMCVNGVFYGLNTIDTPLLFGSVVGPAFRNKNNNYYLYMLAGAGLIVSYSSQDTKYVLLMPSNEIIQSEGISLRTYADGSRLQQETEDGLADVSTSVMRDVVNLHTVTGVQSLKETGTQILATQMGFNYLFVKDGNITTSAAYTQLLEPDNNVNPFVSFSEIKNGNASWNNGKTYSYGGDKLFKAEDGDGLKHRLAVCNDSRYVYYQFAKLLQKSGMVTSNDAILDLIGTSHFISFIPTNQAISDAISAGKIPGMNSSGTVTSASQLRQYLLNYIIRDKENAIVAYPYPGSDMKSATYISANGNPLIYTDNGSSITININGESANVVSTYNYFPFAFNDGCFQLINTVL; this comes from the coding sequence ATGAAGAACATAATGATTAAATCGGTATTACTATTTGTTTTATCGATATCTCTGTTTGTATGCTCATGTTCTGACAAAATGGGTGATTATTATGATGCACCTAGTTGGTTTCAAGGAAGTGCATGGAAAATTTTGGAAGCAAAGGGTGATTACTCTATTTTCCTTAAAGGAGCAGAATTAGCAGGTTATAAACCAATCATGAATGGAAATAGCATTCTCACTATCATGGCCCCTGATGATAAAGCTTTTTCAGAATATTTATCTAAACATGGGTATTCAGATATTAGTGAAGTGAACACTTCTGAACTACAGAAGTTAATAGGTTTCCACTTATTGTATTATTCTTATAATAAGGACAAACTTGTTAATTTCCGTCCAGAAGGAGATTTGGCTACAGATGAAGAGAAAGAGAAAAATGCCGGTATGTATTATAAATTCCGTACTCGTAGCAGCAATACACCTACTGTAGAAATTGAAGCTTCAACAGGACGTCGTCGCACAGTGTATCATTTAGATCGTTTTATTCCTGTATTCTCATCAAGATTTTTCCAGACTAAGACATTGGATGCTGCATCTAACTATAACTATTTCTATCCTAATACCATTTGGAAAGGTGATGAAGGATTCAATGTGTCAAATGCTGCTGTAAATGAATATGGAATTCTTGCTGATAATGGATATATCTATACTGTAGATCAAGTGCTGGAACCCCTTGAAACTATCTACACCAAGATGAAAACAAATGGTAACTATTCAATTTTCTCTAATCTATATGATCAAAACACATCATACGTGTATGATGCAACTTTATCAAAAGATTATGGAACATCTCTAGGTGCAGATTCTTTGTTTATTCATACTCATGGATCAGATTTACCTGCAATTGCTGTCGAATGGTATTCTACGAAATATGCTGATGTGGCTGATAATGCTTCAAAGGCATATAGTGTATTTGCACCATCGGATGATGCGATGAATAAATTCTTTGATGATTATTGGGAACAAGGTGGATATGAATCATTAAGCGATGTAGATGCGTTGGCAATGAAATATCTATTGAAACAGTTTGTATATCCTGACGGTATTGTGTTCCCTGAAGAGATTAAGAGTGGAAAAGTAAAAAATGTGTATGATATGAATTTCAACTTTGATCCAGATAAAGTTACAGACAAATCTATGTGTGTGAATGGTGTATTCTATGGACTAAATACTATAGACACCCCCTTGTTGTTTGGCTCTGTTGTGGGACCAGCTTTCCGTAATAAAAATAATAATTATTACCTATATATGCTCGCTGGTGCAGGACTTATTGTCTCTTACTCTTCACAAGATACTAAATATGTGTTGCTTATGCCTTCTAATGAAATAATACAATCAGAAGGCATTTCTTTGCGTACATACGCAGATGGCAGTAGACTGCAACAGGAAACAGAAGATGGCTTGGCTGATGTATCTACATCTGTGATGAGGGATGTCGTAAATTTACATACCGTTACCGGAGTGCAGAGTTTAAAAGAAACAGGAACGCAGATACTTGCCACACAAATGGGTTTCAACTATCTTTTTGTAAAAGATGGTAATATTACTACTAGTGCAGCATATACTCAACTTTTAGAGCCGGATAATAATGTGAATCCTTTTGTTTCTTTTTCTGAAATAAAGAATGGTAATGCCAGTTGGAATAATGGAAAAACATACAGCTATGGTGGTGACAAACTATTCAAAGCAGAGGATGGTGATGGATTGAAACATCGATTAGCCGTATGTAATGATTCTCGTTACGTTTATTATCAATTTGCCAAATTGTTGCAAAAATCCGGGATGGTAACATCAAATGATGCTATTCTAGATTTAATTGGTACATCACATTTTATTAGTTTCATTCCTACAAATCAGGCAATCTCTGATGCTATTTCTGCCGGAAAAATTCCAGGAATGAATTCTTCTGGTACAGTAACGAGTGCATCTCAACTTAGACAATATCTGTTGAATTATATAATACGTGATAAAGAAAATGCAATTGTAGCATATCCTTATCCTGGTTCTGATATGAAGAGTGCTACATATATTTCTGCGAATGGTAATCCTTTAATATATACAGATAATGGAAGTTCTATTACAATAAATATTAATGGTGAAAGTGCTAATGTTGTGTCAACATACAACTATTTCCCATTTGCCTTTAATGACGGATGTTTCCAGTTAATAAATACTGTATTATGA